The sequence below is a genomic window from Sander lucioperca isolate FBNREF2018 chromosome 10, SLUC_FBN_1.2, whole genome shotgun sequence.
GGGCGCAGAGCACGCCACCGCGCTGACAAAGGTCAGACGCACATCTCACACCTTCATCTTTACACGCTTTTATGACGctttcagaccattttttaaacgTTCTCCGTGAAATggagctgccttcaagtgcagtCGGAAATGTCGAGCTCTAGAAacaatctttctttctttctttctttctttctttcactatTAACACTTTTTCGAAGAAACACTTTTAGACCTTTTTTTTACTCTTGAAAAAAATGGGGCTTTTTAATCAAAGGTTATGCCTGTGTGATGTCAGAGTTGTGTGATGTCAGAGCTGTGTGATGTCAGAGCTGTGTGATGTCAGAGCTGTGTGATGTCAGAGCTGTGTGATGTCAGagctgtgtgatgtcagcttgttaaatgtgaatattttctagtttcttctctgtaAACTGAatctttccttccctcttccctccatccttccctcttccctccatccttccctccatccttccctcttccctccatccttccctcttccctccatccttccctccatccttccctcttccctccatccttccctccatccttccctcttccctccatccttccctccatccttccctcttccctccatccttccctccatccttccctccatccttctctcttccctccttccttccctcttccctccatccttccctcttccctccatccttccctcttccctccatccttccctccatccttccctcttccctccatccttccctcttccctccatccttccctccatccttccctccatccttccctcttccctccatccttccctccatccttccctcttccctccatccttccctccatccttccctcttccctccatccttccctcttccctccatccttccctccatccttccctcttccctccatccttccctccatccttccctcttccctccatccttccctccatccttccctcttccctccatccttccctccttccttccctcttccctccatcctcccctcttccctccatcctcccctcttccctccatccttccctcttccctccatccttccctcttccctccatccttccctccatccttctctcttccctccttccttccctcttccctccatccttccctcttccctccatccttccctccatccttccctcttccctccatccttccctccatccttccctccatccttccctcttccctccatccttccctcttccctccatccttccctcttccctccatccttccctccatccttccctccatccttccctcttccctccatccttccctccatccttccctcttccctccatcctcccctcttccctccatccttccctcttccctccatccttccctccatccttccctccatccttccctcttccctccatccttccctccatccttccctccatccttccctccatccttccctcttccctccatccttccctcttccctccatccttccctccatccttccctccttccttccctcttccctccatccttccctccatccttccctccatccttctctcttccctccttccttccctcttccctccatcctcccctcttccctccatccttccctcttccctccatccttccctccatccttccctccatccttccctccatccttccctcttccctccatccttccctccatccttccctcttccctccatccttccctcttccctccatccttccctcttccctccatccttccctccatccttccctcttccctccatccttccctccatccttccctcttccctccatccttccctcttccctccatccttccctccatccttccctcttccctccatccttccctcttccctccatccttccctccatccttctctcttccctccttccttccctcttccctccatccttccctccatccttctctcttccctccttccttccctcttccctccatccttccctccatccttctctcttccctccttccttccctcttccctccatccttccctccatccttccctcttccctccatccttccctcttccctccatccttccctccatccttctctcttccctccttccttccctcttccctccatccttccctccatcctcccctcttccctccatcctcccctcttccctccatccttctctcttccctccttccttccctcttccctccatcctcccctcttccctccatcctcccctcttccctccatcctcccctcttccctccatccttctctcttccctccatcctcccctcttccctccatccttctctcttccctccatccttccctcttccctccatccttctctcttctgtctctcagaTCTCGATCATCTTTAAGAGCAGCCGTCAGTGTGGCGAGCAGCAGCTGTACCAGGCCGAGCTGGACAACGTCCCCGCTGCCTTCGCCGACGGCTCCGTGTCCAGCGGCGAGCGCCGCGGGCGCCACAGCCTGACGGTGCGGACGCAGAGCCTCGGCCGCCACGCTGAGATCCGCGCGGCGCACATCGGCACGCTGCTGGTGGTGCGGCAGAGCGGGCGCTCGCTGGGCCTGTCGCTGCGCTCGCCGCGTGGCGTGGTGGAGGCGTTCGGGCCGGAGCAGGACCTGCAGCTGTGCGTGTGGGGATGCCCCGCCTCCCAGAGACTCGACACAATGCGCCCGCCATCGGCTGCCGACCCGGCCGCGGCCGCCGACGCCCGGGCAGCGTGCGCGGAGCTGCTTCCTGCCAGGGACGTGTACTTCCAGGCGTGCGTGTTTGACTTGATCGCCAGCGGAGACCTAAACTCCAGCGTGGCGGCTGTCAGCGCGCTGCAGGACGCTGCGCACATGATCTCTGACACGCAGAGCATTCACCTCCCGCCTGTTGGCGCCGGGCCGCGGCACGCCACGCCGCTGCCGctaccgctgctgctgctgctcggcATGCTGGGAACTCTGACCACAGAGATGGTGAACTTGTGAACTTGTGAGGTTAACTTGTGAACGTAAATTTGCTTCTTGTCAGTttagcggcactttctaccgCTATAAATCACCAAAAAATCCTTCCCAACCAACAACTACACAGCTGGACTCAATGCTCAATGTCCCAGAATGTCCCCCCGGTAGatcctagagcatcaggtgcccaaattctttcatacgaagggccaaaatgtatctggatggaaggccTCGGGcccaaaataaatgttgatgttgaagaatattatatataatataatataatatagaatTCTTGCCATTCTCCAGAGGTAAAACATAcgtatgtaatttaaatgggaagtttaCCAGCACGGTGCATTACATTGCCCTTAAACTCAGACTACGtactttttaactgcacaaaTTGTACGTTTTCGTATTTTGAAgtaagaggagaataagcatgagcatgtcaaatccatggcgggccaaaacaaagaCAGCACGGGCCAAATTTGGGCGGCTTTGTCCTAGATCATAGTTACTTTTTTCTGTGgctcttttttgacattttacaacACGGTGTCCGCAGACTTTAAAGCAGTgttgtagtctacgtgatacgcaggtatacgcgaggagagaggaagggagagaggaaacaatgtttttaaaaaaggcccattctggcccatatatcagtttttttgtgattgttgcgggcaaaaatccttgattatgcggcacgttttcttaaaaaatgtgatggaatatgagGGATGGGGGACATCATTCatatctgaacagttagacacgcccctctggccctgattggtgcatctgaacagttagacacgtccctctggccctgattggtgtatctgaacagttagacacgcccctctggccctgattggtgtatctgaacagttagacacgcccctctgg
It includes:
- the hjv gene encoding hemojuvelin, with the translated sequence MEPRGAALPWKHCLHLCLLLVQLSLPEVSASCRILRCNSDFVAATLDLGSGGGGAALSVNAGYCGALRSYATCTRRMARACRGDLAYHSAVQGIEDLLIQYRCPRAGPTAPPPRPQETLSRDACLYESSLLAREGRAPDYLHCGVFGDPHIRTFNNEFQTCAVQGAWPLVDNDFLYIQATSAPTRGAEHATALTKISIIFKSSRQCGEQQLYQAELDNVPAAFADGSVSSGERRGRHSLTVRTQSLGRHAEIRAAHIGTLLVVRQSGRSLGLSLRSPRGVVEAFGPEQDLQLCVWGCPASQRLDTMRPPSAADPAAAADARAACAELLPARDVYFQACVFDLIASGDLNSSVAAVSALQDAAHMISDTQSIHLPPVGAGPRHATPLPLPLLLLLGMLGTLTTEMVNL